In a genomic window of Besnoitia besnoiti strain Bb-Ger1 chromosome XI, whole genome shotgun sequence:
- a CDS encoding putative 50S ribosomal protein L16 (encoded by transcript BESB_021860), with the protein MPPVRFKLPQEVRIKVPIGRIPPAVSHEVRLGKSLVAVAPHRVTAEQLEDARRILRRHLGRTKEVHANVHATYAVTRKPEGTKMGQGKGSIDRFVARVPAGRILFHIPQVNPFHPFPEVQPNFAAFKAIAPRLPMPVVFREQNNFFQMHSVKDLIEKRRTEERELREKTVRERLGGFQPDKGADNPAKR; encoded by the exons ATGCCGCCCGTTCGCTTCAAACTCCCGCAAGAGGTTCGCATCAAAGTGCCCATTGGGCGCATTCCTCCAGCAGTCAGCCATGAGGTCCGCCTAGGCAagagcctcgtcgccgtcgctcctcaCCGAGTGACGGCCGAGCAGCTCGAGGATGCGCGTCGCATTCTGAGAAG ACACTTGGGGCGGACCAAGGAGGTTCATGCGAACGTCCACGCGACCTACGCGGTGACGCGGAAACCGGAGGGAACGAAGATGGGACAGGGAAAAGGCAGCATCGATCgcttcgtcgcgcgcgtgcctgcAG GCCGCATCCTATTTCACATTCCGCAGGTGAACCCCTTCCATCCTTTCCCCGAGGTTCAGCCGAACTTTGCCGCGTTCAAAGCaatcgcgcctcgcctgccgaTGCCGGTCGTCTTCCGCGAACAGAACAACTTCTTTCAGATGCACTCAGTCAAAGATCTCATCGAGAAGCGCAGGACGGAGGAGCGAGAGTTGCGCGAGAAGACCGTGCGTGAGAGGCTAGGCGGCTTCCAGCCCGACAAGGGAGCAGACAACCCCGCGAAGAGGTAG